Proteins encoded by one window of Lepeophtheirus salmonis chromosome 10, UVic_Lsal_1.4, whole genome shotgun sequence:
- the gdl gene encoding protein DGCR6 translates to MMSEEVETNLSGQQDRNDVQSRIYSNLEELQKMAQTIPPNFQQRLPNELLSVISAALAEGQIFEIVEALAEVQQATEKNLFQQRLEFLHKHSVEKRDFQEHYRSTICSSDESATLNLTKELDKQEEIMKKRQREQLKQSDMRLILQLDRKLMDQQVTLEKAGLPGFHVTNEPNEIRLQMYLLDFIRRLNPSKNK, encoded by the exons ATGATGTCAGAAGAAGTGGAAACAAACTTGTCCGGGCAGCAGGATCGAAATGACGTTCAATCTCGAATATACTCGAATTTGGAGGAACTTCAAAAAATGGCTCAGACCATTCCACCCAATTTTCAACAGAGACTTCCCAATGAATTATTGTCAGTAATATCTGCTGCGTTAGCAGAAGGACAAATATTCGAGATTGTTGAGGCTTTGGCCGAGGTTCAGCAAGCTACGGAGAAAAATCTGTTTCAGCAGAGATTAGAATTCTTACATAAACACAGTG TGGAGAAAAGGGATTTCCAAGAGCACTACAGGAGTACAATTTGCTCCTCCGATGAATCCGCTACACTAAATCTCACTAAGGAACTAGACAAACAAGAGGAAATAATGAAGAAACGTCAGAGAGAGCAGCTCAAACAGTCAGATATGAGACTTATACTTCAATTAGACCGAAAGTTGATGGATCAGCAAGTTACATTAGAAAAAGCTGGACTTCCTG GCTTCCATGTTACAAATGAACCCAATGAGATCCGTCTGCAAATGTACCTTTTAGACTTTATTCGTCGCTTGAATCCTAGTAAAAATAAGTGA